The DNA sequence ACGTCGACCGAGGCGAGCAGCGACGGTCAGCCCGACGACACCCAGGGTCTTCCCGAGACGGGCCCGCCCTCAGCGAACGTGCCCGAGGGCGTCGACGAGAACGACAAGACCGAGGACTACCTCGCGGAGTTGAAGAAGCAGGGCGTCGAGTTCCCCAACGACCCCGACAACGCCATCGCGCTCAGTGCCGCCTCGGCGGTCTGCCAGGGCAAGGAACAGGGCGCCAGCCCGGCCGACATCAAGGTGATCGTGGTACCTCTGGTGGGCTCGGGCACCACCGACGAGGCCAAGGCACAGGCCAACGCCGACAAGGTGATCAAGGCCGCCGAAGCCAAGTACTGCTGACGGTCGCCGACATGACAACCACAAAGCGGCCGACATGACACGTAAGAAACGAAGTCGGGGACGCACGTTGCTGTTCGTGGTCCTCGGTCTGGGGATCCTCAGCGTCATCGCGGTGATCCTGGTGATCATCCTGGTCATCAACCTGCTTCGGCCCGACCCGGGGCAACCGGGTGGACCTTCCTCGTCACCGCCGTCGTCGGCTGCGCCGCGACCCACCGCGCAGCCCGCCGATTGCCCGGACGTCCAGGTGATCGTGGTGCCCGGTACATGGGAGTCGGCGTCGAACGATGACCCTTACAATCCGACCGCGAACCCGAACTCATTGATGCTCAAGGTGTCCGGGCCGCTCGCAGAGGAGTTCGACAGCTCGCGGGCCGACGTCTACACGGTGCCGTATGTGGCCCAGTTCCGGAATCCGACCGTGCTGACCGACCGCCAGATCGACTACAACACGTCACGGGCCGAGGGCACCAGCAAGGCCCGCGCCAAGATCACCGAGGTCAATCAGAAGTGTCCGCTCACGAGCTTCGTACTCATGGGCTTCTCGCAGGGAGCGGTCATCGCAGGGGACATCGCGGGTGAGATCGGTAACGGTCGGGGGCCGGTCGCTGCCGATCTCGTGGTGGGCGTCGGTCTGATCGCCGACGGTCGCCGTCAGCCGAATCAGGTGGAGACGGTGGGTCCCAACCCTCCCGGCGTCGGTGCGGAAATCGCTCTCGACATCCTGCCGATTCCCGGGATCGACCTGACCGGGCCACGCCCCGGCGGGTTCGGCGAACTCACCGACCGCACGTACTCCCTCTGTGCGCCAGGCGATCTGATCTGCGATGCACCCACCATCGCCAACCCGATCGAGGGCATCAGCAAGCTGATGGGTGCCGTCAACAACCCGGTACACGCGATGTACAACACCACGCGGTACTGGAATGACGATGGGCAGCCGGCCACGGAGTGGATGACGGGCTGGGCACGTGACGTGATCGACAAGGCGCCTTTCCCCAAGCACGAATGAGCCCGCCGGACCGGATCGAGCGCATTTTGCGCTGATCAGGTGCGGAAGTATCGTCTACTGCCGAGCCGGGCCCGTAAGGGTATGGGCGACGACCACCGGGCATGTTCGACAACCAGGAGACTTGCGATGACTTCAGCCGAGGCCGCACCGGGCCCCCGTAAGTTCCGGTTCGGAGCGGGTGGCGAGGGCAACCGTGACGAGGGTGGGGCGCGTAAGTTCGTCAAACTCGCGCAGACCGCCGAGGAGTACGGGTTCGACACGTTCGCCGTGCCCGACCATTTGGGCAACCAGGTGGGGCCGCTCGCGGCCCTCGGTGCACTCAGCCAAGCCACCGACCGGATCCGGCTTGCCACGTCGGTGCTGGCCAACGGTTACCGGCATCCGGCCCTGCTGGCCAAAGAGGCCACCACCATCGACGTGCTGTCCAAGGGCCGCCTGGAGCTGGGGATCGGCGCGGGCTGGATGAAGGAAGAGTTCGACAAGGCCGGTATCGAGTTCGAGTCGCCCGGCGTCCGGATCCGCAGGCTCGATGAGTCGCTGACCATCCTCGACGGACTCCTGCGCGGCGAGGAGGTCAACTTCTCCGGCGAGTTCTACAACATCAAGGGTCTGGTCGGCAGCCCCCGTCCGCGGCAGGGTCCCCGGCCTCCGATCGCGGTCGGCGGAGGTGGGCCGAAGATGCTGGCGCTCGCCGCCAAGCACGCCGACATCATCTCGGTCGCGACGGGCACCACGCCCGACGGCCGGCTGCGGTTGTCCGATATGACGATGGAGAAGACCATCGAGCGTGTGGACCGCATCAGGCAGGCCGCCGGCGACAGGTTCGACGAGATCGAACTCAACTGGACCATCGCCACGATCGTGATCACCGACGATCGCGAGGCGACCGCGGAGATGGCGCTGGCCGCACTCGACCAGGGTTATCCGCCGAATATCGCCATGGACGTCAAGTTGTCGGTCGACGACATCCTGGCCTCGCCGTACCTCGCTTTCGGGTCGTTCGAGCAGATCGCCGACCAGATCCGCGAGGTGCGCAGGCGAACGTCCATGTCGTATGTCGGGGTGTTCCCGACGCAGATGGATGCCTTCGCACCGATCATTCCGATACTCAAGGGCGAGTAGCCACATTCGTGGTCGCGAAAGCGTAGGTTGTCTCACGACCCGTACCCAAGGCGAGTGGTACTGGCCGGTAAGATGTGGAAGGTTTGGCTCGGGTCGGCGGCGACCGCGAGTCCTATTTGGCTTGACAAGAAAAGTAGGGAACGCTGTTGGAGACGAGGCGTGTGGCATCGATGGAGTACGTGGTGCCGCGCGCTGAGCTCGACCGTTCACAGGTGACGCAAGCCGAACACAAGGTGGATCACCCCGCGGGCGCACTGTCACGCAGGGCTGGTGACCAGATTTGTGTCAGGGGCGTCGAGGTCGCGATCAGGAGTACGAATGAACAACGAGTTTGACCAGTTCTTGGACGAGAACGGAAATCTGTTCTTCGACGACGACGTGACGCTGGTCGACTACGTGGAACGCAATGTCATCGAGCAGGCCGAGACGCTCGCGTACCGCTTCATGGACTACAGCCGCGAACGCGATGGCGAGCCGATCGACCTGACCTGGGCCGAGTTCGGCAAACGGCTTCGTGCCATCGCCGCGCGGCTGCAGCAGGTCACGCAGCCGGGCGACCGGGTGGCCATCCTGGCCCCGCAGTCGCTGGAGTACGTGATCGGCTTCTTCGGGTCGCTGTTCGCGGGCAACATCGCGGTTCCGCTGTTCTCGCCGGACGAGCCTGGTCACACCGACCGGCTCACCGCGGTGCTCGCCGACTGCAAGCCGAGTGTGATCCTCACCTCGACCAAATCGGCCGAGGCCGTCCGTGACTTCTTCAAGCCGTTGCCTGCCAAGGAACGCCCCCGTGTCATCGCCGTCGATGCCGTTCCCGATTCGGTCGGCGACACATGGGTCAAGCCGAAACCGGCCCTGCACGATGCGGCATATCTGCAGTACACCTCGGGTTCCACCCGGGTGCCTGCCGGCGTGGTCATCACCTATGAGTCGGTGGCCGCCAATGCACTGCAGATGATCGATGCGATCGAGTTCGACCACAACTCGCGCGGTGTCACGTGGCTGCCGATGTTCCACGACATGGGCCTGCTCACGGTCATCCTGCCCGCGCTGGGCGGCAAATACATCACCATCATGAGCCCGCAGGCGTTCGTCCGGCGGCCCGGCCGGTGGATCAAGGAACTGGCCGCCGTCGCCGATGGTGCCGACACGTTCGCCGCTGCCCCCAACTTCGCCTTCGAGCACGCCGCTGTGCGTGGCGTCCCGAAGCCCGGCGAGAAGCTCGACCTGAGCAACGTCATCGGCCTGATCAACGGCAGCGAGCCGGTGACCGTCAGCTCGATGAAAAAGTTCAACGAGGCCTTCGGTCCGTACGGACTCCCGAAGACCGCCATCAAGCCCTCGTATGGGATGGCAGAGGCCACGCTCTTCGTGTCGTCGACCAAACGCGAGAACGAGGCGAAGGTCATCTACGTCGATCGCACTGCCCTCAACGCGGGACAGTTCAAGCTGGTCGATCAGGATGCACCCGGCGCAGTGGCGCAGGTGTCGTGTGGACAGGTCTCGGTGAGCCAGTGGGCCGTGATCGTCGACTCCGAGACCGGTACCGAGCGTCCCGACGGCCACGTGGGTGAGATCTGGCTGCACGGGATGAACATCGGCCACGGATACTGGGGTCGTCCGGAGGAGACCGAGGAGACGTTCAACAACACCCTCACGGCGCCACTGCCCGAGGGCAGCCGGAGCATCGGCGCTCCCCAGGGCGCCAAGTGGATGAAGACCGGCGACTACGGCGTGTGGTTCGAGGACGAGCTGTACATCACCGGACGCGTCAAGGACCTGGTGATCGTCGACGGCCGCAACCACTACCCGCAGGACCTGGAGTTCTCGGCGCAGGAGGCCAGCCCGGCTCTGCGGCCCGGCTTCGTCGCCGCGTTCGCAGTACCTGCCAACGAACTGCCCGAGGTGGTGTTCCAGAACTCCGCCAGCGGCCTCAAGTTCGACGCGGACGACGCATCCGAGCAGTTGGTGATCGTCGCCGAGCGTGGACCGGGCAAGAAGGTCGACCCGCAAGAGGTGGCCGACACCGTGCGCGCCACGATCGCCCAGCGGCACGGTGTGATGGCACGGGACGTGCTGATGGTTCCGGCTGGCTCGATCCCACGTACCTCCAGCGGCAAGATCGCCCGGCGGGCATGTAAGGCGGCGTACATCGACGGAACTCTGCGCGGTGGTTACCAGCAGACGGCGTTCCCCGATGCGCCACACGAGAATCAATAGTCTGGACTACCCGATGCCTGAACTGAACAGTTCGACGAATGAGCCCCTGAACTCCGAGGACAAGCTGCCGGGGTCGAGTTTTGGTCCGGGAGACAGTAGTGGCGACGGCGAGTTGGATGTGTCACCGGTTGGTTCGTCGACCGATTCAGGCGAAGAACGGCAGAACGACGAGAAGGCCGGTGACCTGACGGTCTCGGAGCTTCGGGAGTGGCTGCGGCAGTGGGTCTCCGACACGACCGGACTGCCGGTCGACCAGGTCTCCGACGACCGGCCGATGGAAGAGTTCGGTCTGTCCTCGCGCGACGCGGTTGCGTTGTCGGGCGACATCGAGGACAAGACCGGCATCATCCTGACCGCCACCGTGGCGTACCAGCATCCGACGATCGCGTCGCTGGCCAAGCGCATCATCGAGGGCGACCCGGATGCGGGCCGCGAGGACGATGACGACGACGACCTGTACAACCGCACGCGGGGCCCGAACGACGACATCGCGATCGTCGGAGTGGCAACACGTTTCCCGAAGGCGGGCCACACCCCGGAATCCACGTGGGACCTGCTGATCAACGGTGGCGACGGCGTCAGCGACCTCCCCGAGGATCGCTGGACCGAGTTCAAGTCGGATCCGCGGATCGCCAAGGTGCTCGACGAGGCCAACCTCAAGGGCGGCTACCTCGACGACGTCAAGGGCTTCGACGCCGACTTCTTCCAGATGTCGCCGCGCGAGGTCGAGATGGTGGACCCGCAGCAACGCCTCGCACTCGAATTAACTTGGGAGGCACTCGAACACGCGCACATCCCGGCCAGCGACCTCAAGGGCGGCCAGGTCGGTGTGTTCATCGGCAGCTCCACCAACGACTACCAGATGCTGGCGGTCTCCGATCCCGAAGGCGCCGGCGAAACCGCCGCGTATGCTCTGACGGGTACCTCCACTTCCATTGTGGCGGGACGGGTTTCGTACTATTTCGATTTCCGCGGACCGTCCATCGCACTCGACACCGCATGCTCCTCGTCGCTGGTCGCGGTGCACCAGGCAGTGCGCAGCCTGCGCAGCGGCGAGTCCGATGTCGCTCTCGCAGGCGGTGTGAACATGCTGATCACCCCGGCCGCGACGCTGGGGTTCGACTCAGTGGGTGTGCAGTCCAAAGACGGTTACATCAAGGCGTTCTCGTCCGATGCCGACGGCATGATCCGCGCCGAGGGTGGCGGACTCGTTGTGCTGAAACGACTTTCCGATGCCCGCCGCGACGGTGACAACGTGCTCGCGGTGGTCGCGGGATCGGCCGTCAACTCCGACGGGCGCTCCAACGGCCTGCCTGCCCCGAATCCCGAGGCGCAGGTTCAGGTGCTGCGCAGCGCCTACATCGACGCTGCCATCAATCCGCGCGACGTCGACTACATCGAGGCGCACGGTACGGGGACCATTCTCGGCGACCCCATCGAGGCAGACGCACTCGGTCGTGTGGTCGGCAAGGGCCGCGATGCGGACAAGCCGACGCTGCTCGGCTCGGCGAAGACGAACTTCGGCCATCTCGAAGCCGGTGCTGGTGCCGCAGGCCTGATCAAGCTGATCCTTGCCCTCCAAGAGGACAAGCTCCCGCCGTCGCTGCACTACGCGGGCCCCAACCCCTACATCCAGTTCGACGCGTTGCGGCTCAGTGTGGTCACCGAGCCGGCTGATTGGCCCAGGTACTCGGGCCGCGCCATCGCGGGTGTCTCGGGATTCGGGTTCGGCGGCACCAACGCCCATGTGGTGGTCCGAGAGGTGACGCCAGAAGACCTGAGGGAACCCGTCGCCGAGGTCATCGACGAGCCGGTTGCCGCCCAGTCGACGGTCGCCGACTTCCTCGACGAAGACGACGACCTCGACGAGTTCCTCACCGAAGCCGAACGCGCCGCGCTGGGCCAGCTCGCGGCCACACCGGCGAAAACCGAAGAGCCCCAAGCCGAAGAGGACCCGGTAGAAGGATTCGCGCCGTGCCGGGCCGAGGGTTCGGTTGTCCCGCTGGTGGTCTCGGGATTCCTCCCGTCGCGTCGACGCAAGACCGCCGCCGACCTCGCCGACTGGCTCGAGACCGATGCTGCCAAGAACACGCCGCTCGTGGACATCGGGCGGGCCCTGGCACATCGAAACCATGGGCGTACCCGGTCGGTGGTGATGGCCCGCACGCACGAGGACGCGCTCAAGGGCATGCGGGCGGTCGCGGACAACAAGAACAGCCCGCTCGTGTTCAACTGTGACTCACCGGATTCGGCGTCGCCCGTGTGGCTGTTGTCGGGCTTCGGTTCGCAGCACCGCAAGATGGGCAAGCAGCTCTACACCGAGAACCCGGTGTTCGCCGCGGCGGTGGACAAGGTCGACAAGCTGATCGTCGACGAGCTCGGCTACTCGATCGTCGAGCAGTTCCTCGACGATTCGGTGGCCTACGAGATCGAGACGTCGCAGATCGGGATCTTCACCATCCAGATCGGCCTGGCCGAGTTGCTCCGCCACCACGGTGCGGATGCCGGTGTGGTGGTCGGACATTCGATGGGGGAGGCGGCAGGCGCCTACATCACCGGCGGTCTGTCCCTCGAGGACGCCGTCCGGGTCATCTGCCAGCGGTCGCGGCTGATGGGTGAGGCCGAGGCCCAGCTGACCGGCGATGACATCCGGCTGATGGCTCTGGTGGAGTACAGCGCCGACGACATCACCGGTGTGCTCGCCGACTACCCCGATCTCGAGATCTGTGTGTACGCAGCACCCACCCACACCGTCATCGGCGGTCCTGAACCGCAGGTCGACGCCATCGTGGCGCGGGCCGAGAGCGAGGGCAAGCTCGGGCGAAAACTCGCCACGAAGGGTGCCAGCCACACGTCCCAGACCGACCCGTTGCTGGGTGAACTCGCCTACGAGCTCACCGGTATCGAGCCGCAGTCGCCGAAGATCGGTTTCTACAGCTCGGTCGATCGCGAGACCTTCTACCGGCCGGGCAGCGAGCCGGTGCACGCCGTGGAGTACTGGACCAAGGGCCTCCGGCACAGCGTGTGGTTCTCCCAGGCTGTCGCCAAGGCCGTCGAGAACGGGCACACCACCTTCCTCGAACTGTCGCCGAACCCCGCGGTACTGATCTCGGTTGCCGCAGTGACCTTTTCCGTCGGCATCCACAACGCCGAGCTGATCGAGACGTTGCGCCGCAAGGAAGACGAGAGCCACGGCGTGATCAACGCGCTGATGAAGCTCTACGTGCACGGTCATGCGGTCGACGTCGGATCATTGTTCGGGAAGGGCGATTTCGCCGAGATCCCGCGGACCCGGTTCGAACGCAAGCCGTACTGGCTGACCGCGAACATCTCGGCCGGGTCGGGCGATTCCAGGATTCCGGGATCGCACGTGGCCCTCCCCGACGGCCGCCACGTCTGGCAGGTGGCCGCGTCGGCGGCATCGGACCTCACCGAACTCGTCAGAGTTGCCGCGTCGCAAGTGCTTTCCGATGTACAGGTGACGGCGGTGCTCCCGCACGGTGAGCCGGTGGGCGCCTCCACGCTGACCACCACCTTGGCACCTCACCCGGGTGGCGGGGCGCTGCAAGTGCATGCTGCCGAAGGCGATTCGTTCCGGTTGCTGCTCGACGCCGTGGTGGTCTCCGGTGGACCGGCGCCTGCCGCCGTTCAGACGGCGCCCGCCACCGCGCCTGTGACGGCCGAGCAGTCCGGGTTCGTCGACAACACGCTTGTGACCGAACCTGAGATCAGCGATGAGATCGGCGCCCGGTGGGATCCGGCCTCCGGTGAGACCATCGACGATCGACTGGCGCAGATCGTCGCAGAGTCGATGGGTTACGAGGCCGAGGATCTGCCTCGTGAGATCCCGCTGATCGAGCTGGGTCTGGATTCGTTGATGGCCATGCGCATCAAGAACCGTGCGGAGTGGGAGTTCGACATCCCGCAGCTGCAGCTGCAGGCGATGCGCGACGCCAACCTCCAAGACGTGGTCAAGTTCGTCACCTACGCAGTCGAGCACCGTGACGAGGTGGAGGCGCTGGCCGCCGATGCTGCGGGCAAGGGTGAATTGGACACCGCTGCACTGGCTGAGCTGATCAACTCCGCAGGAACCAAGACCGACGAACCCCAGCCTGCCGAGCCCCAGGCCGAAGCGCTTCTCGAAGCACCTGCACCCGAAGAGGCTGTCGCCGGAGCGGATTCGGCGCCTGTCCCGGCTCAGCGGGCACCGGCACAAGCCCCGGCCGACACGAAGGCCAACCTGCAGAACGCGGCAGCGGTCGCTGCCGCGGCCGGTGCTGACGTCCCACCGCGAGATGCCGCCGAGCGTCTCACCTTCGGCGTGTGGGCCGTGGTCACCGGAAAGTCTGCCGGCGGCATCTTCAACCCCTCCCGGTGCTCGACGACGAGACCGCGGAGAAGCTGACGGCGCGGTTGTCCGAACGTGCGGGCGGTGAGCTCGACATCGAGGACGTGATCGACGCCGACAACATCGAGACGATGTCGAACTACGTGCGTGAGCATCTCGAGGGTGGTCTGGTGGACGGCTTCGTCCGCTACCTCCGGACCCCCGAGAACTCAGACCGCACACCGGTGCTGGTGTTCCACCCGGCCGGTGGCTCCACCGCCGCGTACGAGCCGCTGCTCAAGCGACTGCCCGAGGACGTCCCGGTCATCGGATTCGACCGCGTCGAGGGGACCATCGAAGAACGGGTCCGCCAGTACTACCCGAAGCTGCGCGAGATCCAACCAACCGGCCCGTACGTGCTGGTGGGCTGGTCTCTCGGCGGCGCCCTGGCATACGGATGCGCGCAGGTACTCGTCGATGCCGGTGAAGAGGTCTCGTTTGTCGGCCTGATCGATGTGGTGCGCCCGGCCGAACCGGTCGAGGACACCCCGGAGACCAAGCGTGCCCGCCTCGAGCGGTACCTGGACTTCGCCAAGCGCACCTACGGTCTCGACGATGTGCCGATCCCGATGGACCGCCTGGTGGAGGCCGACGACGACGGCCAGTTCAAGATCATCATGGAGATGCTGGCGATGAGTGACGCCAAGATCCCTGGTGGCATCATCGAACATCAGCGCACCAGCTTCCTCGACAACCGTGCGCTGTCGACGGTGGAACCCTCGCGCTACGACGGCAAGGTGGTTCTCTACCGAGCCGACAAGATGCATGATGGCGCAATCGAACTCGAACCGCAGTGGGCAAAGATCGATGAAGACGGAAGGTGGGGAGAGGTGGTCGACGATCTCGAGATCATCCACGTCGGAGGCGACCACCTGGCGATCATCGACGAACCCTACATCGGAAAAATCGGTGCCGATCTGACCGCACGGTTGGAAGAGCTCGCAAGAAAGTGACCCAGATTGACTGACACCACCGCCGGCAAGCTCAAGGAACTTCGCGAGAAGCTCGAGGCGGCAAAAGAACCCGGCGGCGAGCGGGCGGTCGCGAAGAGGGCTGCCAAAGGCATCGCCTCGCCTCGCGAACGACTGGACATGTTGTTCGACCCCGGCACCTTTGTCGAATTCGGCCGACTCGCCAAGATGCCCGGCGCCGCGGACAGCGGCTACGGCGATGGTGTGGTGACCGGGCACGGCCTGGTGAACGGCCGCCCGGTCGCGGCGTTCTCGCACGACCAGACGGTGTTCGGCGGCACGGTCGGTGAGATGTTCGGCCGCAAGGTCTCGGCCATCATGGAGTGGGCAGGCAAGATCGGCTGCCCCATGGTCGGCATCAACGACTCCGCCGGCGCCCGTATCCAGGACGCGGTCACGTCGCTGGCCTGGTACGCCGAGATGGGCCGTCGCAACGACTTGTTGTCGGGTCTGGCGCCGCAGGTGTCGATCATCCTCGGCAAGTGTGCGGGAGGCGCGGTGTACACCCCCGCGAACACCGACATCCTCGTCGGCGTCAAGGACGAGAGCTACATGTTCGTCACCGGCCCGGACATCCTCCGGGAGGTGAACGGTGAAGACGTCACGGCCGAAGAACTCGGTGGCTCGTACAACCAGTCCAAGTGGGGCAACATCCACCACCTGGCCGACGACGAGAAGAGCGCATTCGAGTGGGTGCGTGACTATCTCGAGTACATGCCGTCCTCGTGCCACGAGAAGGCGCCGGTGATCAATCCCGGACTGGAGCCGGAGATCACCCCGAGTGACCTGTCCCTCGACACGTTCATGCCGAACAACGACAACACCGGCTACGACATGCGCGACATCATCCTGCGGGTCTTCGATGATGGCGCATTCCACGAGGTCGCCGAGTTGTTCGCTCCCAACATCATCACCGGTTATGCGCGGGTGGACGGTATCTCGGTGGGTGTGGTGGCCAATCAGCCGAGCGTGATGGCCGGTGTGCTCGACACCGACTCATCGGAGAAAGCCACTCGTTTCGTCCGAATCTGCAACGCGTACAACATCCCTCTGATCTTCCTGGTGGACACCCCGGGCATCCTCCCGGGCGTCGAGGAGGAGAAGAAGGGAACAATCCGGCGGTCGGGCAAGTTCCTGTTCGCGTACGTGGAGGCGGACGTCCCGAAGATCACCGTGGTGCTGCGCAAGGCATATGGCGGCGCCTACGCGGTGATGGGTTGCAAGCAGCTCGGTGCCGACATCAACTTCGCGTGGCCCACAGCCAAGATCGCGGTGATGGGTGCGGAGTCCGCGGCCACGATCCTGACCAAGAGGCAGACCGAGAATGCGACGCCGGAAGAGGCTTCGAAGATCCGGAAGGACTTCGTCGACTTCTACAACACCATGATGGCGACCCCGTACCTCGCCGCCGAGCGGGGCTACATCGACGCCGTGATCGATCCGTCGAGCACTCGGTTGCAGCTGCGAAAAGCGTTGGCACAGCTGAAGGACAAGCACATCCTGCGGTCGCCGCGTAAGCACTTCCTGATGCCGATTTAGATCCTCCGCATGTGGTGACATCCTCCGGTTGCAACCGGAGGATGCGGCTGCAGTCGGAGGGTGTGGGGGTTTCAGCTGTCGTCGTCGGGATGCCGGATGCCGCCCGCGAGCATCACGCCGATGGCAAACCCGGCCACCGGGAACGCATACGCCCACCCGAAGCCGATGTCGGGCAGCTGACCGTCTCCCGAGACGAGTACGGCCTTGTGAGGGACCAGCCGTATCGTCGCCAGGATGGCTGCGCCACCGAGCGTGCAGCCCGCGACCGTCGTCAGACTGAGCACCTCGCTGCGGGTGCTCGGACCGAGCCGCGCGGTGAAATGCTCGGTGGCCCAGCCGAGCAGACCCGCGCAGATCGCGAAGGCAGCGGGGATCAGCCAGACCCAGCCCGGCACGTGGAGGGCGAGGTCACGGCCGGACGGGACGCGCACCTTGGGTGACGACTCCGTGATCCCGGGAGTGATGAAATACCAGCCCAGGACTGCGACTAACCCGAAGCCCAGACCGATGACGGCGGCACGCAACCACGTTGTGCGCCACAGGCGTAGTACAGCTGGCGTGGACCGGACCGTTCCCATCCTCATACCGTTGCACACAGCCGCCCGCGACGCCGCAGATCCTCCCGCTGCAGTCACTTCCTCCGGCTCGCCAGTTCCTCCGACTCCTGCCTGTTCCTCCGGTTGCGGTCGGAGGATGTGACCGAAGTCGGAGGAAGTCGGCGGGGACTCGGGCTTTGGTGGACGCCGGCTCGCCAGTTCCTCCGACTCCTGCCTGTTCCTCCGATTGCAGTCGGAGGATGTGACCGGAGTCGGAGGGAATCGGGAACCGAGACTCAGTACCGGGCCGCTCGCATCGGCGCAGGCGACCACAGACCCGAGTGCGTGCTCGAGCCGATCGTCAGTTCGGCGGGCTTCGCGGGTGCGATCTCGCTGAACTGTTGCAGCGAACCCCAGTCGCGACCCCAGTCGTTCCGCAGGTACGACGGAATGATGGTGGCGCGCAACATCGACTGGGTGACACCCAACGGACCGCCGGCATCGGCGGACATCCACGTCTGGCTGTTCTGGCGAGTTGCCTGCGCGTCGGGGAGGATGCGCCACTGCGGAACCTCGACCACGCCGTACTTCACCGCCATCGGCTTCTGGCACGGGAACACCAGGGCCGGAAGCCAGTCGATCAGGACCGGATCGTCCTTGCCCACCAGGTCGTTGAGCGTGCGCATCGTGGTGATGCGCGGCGGCGTG is a window from the Williamsia sp. DF01-3 genome containing:
- a CDS encoding DUF732 domain-containing protein, producing MTGNIIRVVTAGAALLITAALATGCGDDSTASAPTDSVSTTSSTTSATSSAAPSSGASTATSTEASSDGQPDDTQGLPETGPPSANVPEGVDENDKTEDYLAELKKQGVEFPNDPDNAIALSAASAVCQGKEQGASPADIKVIVVPLVGSGTTDEAKAQANADKVIKAAEAKYC
- a CDS encoding cutinase family protein translates to MTRKKRSRGRTLLFVVLGLGILSVIAVILVIILVINLLRPDPGQPGGPSSSPPSSAAPRPTAQPADCPDVQVIVVPGTWESASNDDPYNPTANPNSLMLKVSGPLAEEFDSSRADVYTVPYVAQFRNPTVLTDRQIDYNTSRAEGTSKARAKITEVNQKCPLTSFVLMGFSQGAVIAGDIAGEIGNGRGPVAADLVVGVGLIADGRRQPNQVETVGPNPPGVGAEIALDILPIPGIDLTGPRPGGFGELTDRTYSLCAPGDLICDAPTIANPIEGISKLMGAVNNPVHAMYNTTRYWNDDGQPATEWMTGWARDVIDKAPFPKHE
- a CDS encoding LLM class F420-dependent oxidoreductase, with translation MTSAEAAPGPRKFRFGAGGEGNRDEGGARKFVKLAQTAEEYGFDTFAVPDHLGNQVGPLAALGALSQATDRIRLATSVLANGYRHPALLAKEATTIDVLSKGRLELGIGAGWMKEEFDKAGIEFESPGVRIRRLDESLTILDGLLRGEEVNFSGEFYNIKGLVGSPRPRQGPRPPIAVGGGGPKMLALAAKHADIISVATGTTPDGRLRLSDMTMEKTIERVDRIRQAAGDRFDEIELNWTIATIVITDDREATAEMALAALDQGYPPNIAMDVKLSVDDILASPYLAFGSFEQIADQIREVRRRTSMSYVGVFPTQMDAFAPIIPILKGE
- the fadD32 gene encoding long-chain-fatty-acid--AMP ligase FadD32 — protein: MNNEFDQFLDENGNLFFDDDVTLVDYVERNVIEQAETLAYRFMDYSRERDGEPIDLTWAEFGKRLRAIAARLQQVTQPGDRVAILAPQSLEYVIGFFGSLFAGNIAVPLFSPDEPGHTDRLTAVLADCKPSVILTSTKSAEAVRDFFKPLPAKERPRVIAVDAVPDSVGDTWVKPKPALHDAAYLQYTSGSTRVPAGVVITYESVAANALQMIDAIEFDHNSRGVTWLPMFHDMGLLTVILPALGGKYITIMSPQAFVRRPGRWIKELAAVADGADTFAAAPNFAFEHAAVRGVPKPGEKLDLSNVIGLINGSEPVTVSSMKKFNEAFGPYGLPKTAIKPSYGMAEATLFVSSTKRENEAKVIYVDRTALNAGQFKLVDQDAPGAVAQVSCGQVSVSQWAVIVDSETGTERPDGHVGEIWLHGMNIGHGYWGRPEETEETFNNTLTAPLPEGSRSIGAPQGAKWMKTGDYGVWFEDELYITGRVKDLVIVDGRNHYPQDLEFSAQEASPALRPGFVAAFAVPANELPEVVFQNSASGLKFDADDASEQLVIVAERGPGKKVDPQEVADTVRATIAQRHGVMARDVLMVPAGSIPRTSSGKIARRACKAAYIDGTLRGGYQQTAFPDAPHENQ
- the pks13 gene encoding polyketide synthase Pks13 (Pks13 is a key enzyme in mycolic acid biosynthesis.), with the protein product MPELNSSTNEPLNSEDKLPGSSFGPGDSSGDGELDVSPVGSSTDSGEERQNDEKAGDLTVSELREWLRQWVSDTTGLPVDQVSDDRPMEEFGLSSRDAVALSGDIEDKTGIILTATVAYQHPTIASLAKRIIEGDPDAGREDDDDDDLYNRTRGPNDDIAIVGVATRFPKAGHTPESTWDLLINGGDGVSDLPEDRWTEFKSDPRIAKVLDEANLKGGYLDDVKGFDADFFQMSPREVEMVDPQQRLALELTWEALEHAHIPASDLKGGQVGVFIGSSTNDYQMLAVSDPEGAGETAAYALTGTSTSIVAGRVSYYFDFRGPSIALDTACSSSLVAVHQAVRSLRSGESDVALAGGVNMLITPAATLGFDSVGVQSKDGYIKAFSSDADGMIRAEGGGLVVLKRLSDARRDGDNVLAVVAGSAVNSDGRSNGLPAPNPEAQVQVLRSAYIDAAINPRDVDYIEAHGTGTILGDPIEADALGRVVGKGRDADKPTLLGSAKTNFGHLEAGAGAAGLIKLILALQEDKLPPSLHYAGPNPYIQFDALRLSVVTEPADWPRYSGRAIAGVSGFGFGGTNAHVVVREVTPEDLREPVAEVIDEPVAAQSTVADFLDEDDDLDEFLTEAERAALGQLAATPAKTEEPQAEEDPVEGFAPCRAEGSVVPLVVSGFLPSRRRKTAADLADWLETDAAKNTPLVDIGRALAHRNHGRTRSVVMARTHEDALKGMRAVADNKNSPLVFNCDSPDSASPVWLLSGFGSQHRKMGKQLYTENPVFAAAVDKVDKLIVDELGYSIVEQFLDDSVAYEIETSQIGIFTIQIGLAELLRHHGADAGVVVGHSMGEAAGAYITGGLSLEDAVRVICQRSRLMGEAEAQLTGDDIRLMALVEYSADDITGVLADYPDLEICVYAAPTHTVIGGPEPQVDAIVARAESEGKLGRKLATKGASHTSQTDPLLGELAYELTGIEPQSPKIGFYSSVDRETFYRPGSEPVHAVEYWTKGLRHSVWFSQAVAKAVENGHTTFLELSPNPAVLISVAAVTFSVGIHNAELIETLRRKEDESHGVINALMKLYVHGHAVDVGSLFGKGDFAEIPRTRFERKPYWLTANISAGSGDSRIPGSHVALPDGRHVWQVAASAASDLTELVRVAASQVLSDVQVTAVLPHGEPVGASTLTTTLAPHPGGGALQVHAAEGDSFRLLLDAVVVSGGPAPAAVQTAPATAPVTAEQSGFVDNTLVTEPEISDEIGARWDPASGETIDDRLAQIVAESMGYEAEDLPREIPLIELGLDSLMAMRIKNRAEWEFDIPQLQLQAMRDANLQDVVKFVTYAVEHRDEVEALAADAAGKGELDTAALAELINSAGTKTDEPQPAEPQAEALLEAPAPEEAVAGADSAPVPAQRAPAQAPADTKANLQNAAAVAAAAGADVPPRDAAERLTFGVWAVVTGKSAGGIFNPSRCSTTRPRRS